Genomic DNA from Mycolicibacterium helvum:
AGTGACCGCGCGGCAGCGGCCGAGAGCTGATGGTCGTCGGGAATCAGTCCCTTGGCCATCGACATCGGCAGGAACGGAATGCCGGTGGTCTCGACGAATGAGCGGATCTGCTGGTCGGCCTTTGCGTAGGCGGCGCCCTTGCCTAGCACGATCAGCGGGCGCTGTGCCCCGGCCAGTAACTCCAACGCCCGCAAAACCGCTTCGTGCGCGGGGGATTGGGCAGGCGCGGGGTCGGTGACCTTCCACAGGGTCGCCGCGCCGGTCGCCGCGTCGATGGTCTGAGCCAGAACGTCACCGGGGATGTCGAGGTACACCCCGCCGGGTCGGCCGGACACCGCGGTGCGGAATGCCCGGGCGATTCCGCGCCCGATGTCCTCCACCCGGTCGACGCGATAGCTCGCCTTGGCAAGGGGTTTGGCGATGGCCATCTGGTCGAGCTCTTCGTAATCGCCGCGCTGCAGATCGACGATGGCCCGGGTGCTCGATCCGGCGATGTGGACCATGGGGAAGCAGTTCACCGTTGCGTTGGCCAGCGCCACCATTCCGTTGAGGAATCCGGGACCCGAAACCGTCAGGCAGACACCGGGCTTGCCAGTCAGGAAGCCGGCAGCGGCGGCGGCATGGCCGGCGTCGGACTCGTGCCGGAATCCGATGTAGCGGATGCCGCAGGCCTGAGCCAGCCGGGCGAGATCGGTGATCGGGATACCGACCACCCCGTAGATGGTGGCGACATCGTTGAGTTTGAGCGCGTCGACCACGAGGTGGAACCCGTCGGTCAGTGGACCGTTGATGTCAGGCGAAGTCATGGTTGAAGTGTGCGCGACGTGACGGGCGGGGACCAGAGCGCTAGCGGTACATCGCGAGGTAGGGCTAGCCCCCAGTGGGCAATGGGATCGTCACACTGATTGTCGTCCCGGCGCCGTCCAAGCTGGCGATGCCGAGCCGGCCGGACAGCGCCTCAACCCGGTCCTTGAGCCCGATCAAACCCGATCCGCCGCCGGGACCGGCGCCACCGATGCCGTCGTCGGCGATGCGCAGCGTCAGCTCGGCGTCGGTCGCCGTGGCCGACACGGTGACTTCGTCGGCCTGTGCGTGTTTGGCCGCGTTGGTGAGCGCCTCGGCGACCACGTAGTAGGCGGCGACCTCCACGGATTCGGGTAGCCGGCGGTCGACGTCGAGGTCCAGGCTGACCGGGACCGCGGAGCGCCGGGCCAGCGTCTTGATCGCGGGTCCCAAGCCACCCCTGGACAGGATCGCCGGGTGAATACCCCGGGACAGCTCCTGCAGGTCGGCGTGCAGGTGGGCCACCCCGTCGATGATCTCGCTGAGCTGCTCGCGGATCTCGGTCAGCTCCTCGGGCACGGACGCCTCGAGCGCACGCAGCTCCAACCCGAGCGACACGATCCGCTGCTGGGCACCATCGTGCAGGTCGCGCTCGAATCCCCGGCGGGCCTGATCAGCCGCGGTGACGATGCGTGCCCGCGAGGCCTGCAGCTCAAGGCTGATCTGGATGGCTTCGGCGCCGCGTTGCCGGGCCTGGCCCACGAGAAGATTGGTCAGCAGTGCCAACGTCAGGAACACCACCACCGCGGGGATCAGGCTGCCGCTGCCCTCGTTGACGTGAAACCACACATAGGCCATGGCACTGGCCAGTGAGGTCGCCACCGCCAGACCGAAGCCCCAGCTGGCCGACACCACCAGGACGCCCAGCAGGAAAATCGCCCCGAAGGCGTCGTCGGGGGCCACGCGCTTGAGAACGTGGACAATCACCGTCTCCACGGCGATGAACGAGAGCGCGGTGAGCACGCCCCATAGCAGCGGTGGCGGGGTCGGCCGGATCAGTAACGCCGGCAGGCGATCACGCAGGGGCACGGCGGGGCGGGAAGCTGCAGCTGAGGACGGAGTCATGGTGTGGAATCGATGGTAAAGGGCACCCGCGGGTCAGGTACCTGCAAGGCGACGTTTACCGCTAGCAGCAATGCCAAGTCCCGACCGGTTCTGCGATCCTGAAAGACATGTTCGGCTTCGGAGGTTCGTGATGCGCTGTTTGATCGTCGATGACAGCGTTCAGTTCCGCACGACAGCCAGCACGATTCTGCAGCGCGGCGGGATCGCCGTGGTCGGCATGGCGACGAACACCGCCGACGCGCTGCGCAGCTACCAGGAACTGCGCCCCGACGTGACGCTCGTGGACGTCGACCTCGGTGCCGAAAGCGGATTCGACGTCGTACAAGCACTCCACGAGGTCGGGGCACCCGCGTCCGGGATGATCCTGATCTCCACCCATGCCGAATCCGACCTGGCCGACCTGATTGCCGTCAGCCCGGTATCGGGGTTCCTGCCGAAGTTCGCGTTCTCCACCCAGGCGGTACGGGATCTCGTCGGCGACGTGTAATCGACTGCTGTTCAGAGTGATTCGAGGTAGACGATCACCGCGCGCACTCGGCGGTGGTCGTCGTTGGTCTCCGGCAGGTCCAGTTTGGTCAAGATGCTGCGGACATGCTTTTCCACCGTGCCCTCGGTGACGAAGATTCGCCGGCCGATACCGCCATTGGACAGCCCTTCGGCCATCAGCGCTAGTACTTCTCGCTCCCGGCTGCTCAGCGCTTCCAGCGGGTCGTTGCGACGGCGGGCCGAGACCAGCTCGGTCACCAGAGCCGGGTCGATCACCGACGCACCGTTGACGACGCGGCCGACCGTGTCGAGGAAATCGTTGACGTCGGTGACCCGGCTCTTCAGCAGATAGCCGATGGCATGGCCTCCAGACAACAACTCCAGGGCGTGGTCGACGTCGACGTGAGCCGACAGCACGAGGATCGCGGTGTTCGGTGCTTCCTCGCGAATGAGCCGGGCCGCGTCCAGACCTTCGGTGGTGTGGGTGGGCGGCATGCGGATATCGGTAACCACCAGGTCGGGGTGCTCCCCGCGGACCAAGTCCAGCAGCTCGGTGCCGTCACCGGCCTGCCCGACGACCTCCAGACCTGAGCGGCTGAGCAGGCTGGCCAGCCCCTCCCGCAGCAGCACATCGTCATCGGCCACGACCACGCGTGTGCCTGCCATTGCCCCTCCTGACCCGAACCGAGCCTTCAGTGTCTCATCGACGCTCAAGGAGTTCGACGACGACTGCCTGGGCCGCCCGCTCGCCGGCGTCGACGGCACCCTCCATATAGGCGCTCCAATAGGTGGCGGTATCCGTTGACGCCCAATGGATCACGCCTATCGGTGCGCTGAGGGCGGGGCCGTACGAAGTCCACACATGGGGGCCGAGGTTGGCGTTGTAGCAGCCGCGCGTCCACTGCCGATCCGACCATTCCCCGTCCACATAGAACTCCGGCTTTGCCGCCTTGCTGCCGTAGTGGCGCACCAGTTCCGCGGTCAGCGCGGCCCGGCGCTCTTCTTCGGGAAGACGCCCGAAGGTGCGGGCCTGGTCGCCTTCCAAGAACATCAGGATCACGCCGTGGTTGTCGCCGGGGATGCAGGTGTCGTTGGACATCCGGGCGGGGCCGGCGTCGGAGATCAGCTGCCCGTTCAAGCCGTCGGCGCGCCAGAAGGGTTCGTCGTAGACGAAGAACGCCTTCATCGACGAACCGTTGGGCAGTCGTTGAGTGAGCTGGTCACGGACGCCGGAAAGTGGCGGGTCGTACATGATTCGGCCCGCAAGCGTCGGCGAGATGGCGACGATCACCCGTCGGCCACGGGCGACCACTCCACCGCGGCAGTGCACGGTGACGCCGGTGGCGGAGTGTTCGATCAGTTGAACCGGAGCGTTGAGCACGATGTGGTCGGTGATCAACGCGGCCAGCCGGCGGGGGATTTCACTGGTGCCGCCGACGAACCGCGTGGTCTGGGCACCACCCTCGGATTCGGCGAACAGCTCCGAGGTCACTCCGCAGGTCTGAATGGTGAACAGCAGATGCAGGAAGGACACCTCGGCAGTGGGCACCGCCAGGATCCCGACCGTACAGATCTCCAGCAGGGTGCGGGCAACCGTCGACAGGCCCTGCGCGTCGTACCAGGCGCCGGCCGTGACACCGTCCCATTCCGCGGCCCGCGGCGCCAACCAGGGCGCCTCCACCGGAACTTCGGCGGCCAACTCGTCGAGGCGGCGCAACACGCGCTCGAGTTCGGCCAACTCGTCGGCGTAGCGGGTGTGAAACTCATTCTCGCGCAGCACGCCGGTGTCGCCGAACTCGTAGGACGTCTCGCCGTCCTCGAACTGCGGGTAGGTCTCGACCCCGAGGTCGGCGGCCAGTGCGAACATCCGCTCGTGGGTATCGCCGATCCACTGGGCGCCGAGCTCCACCGGCAATCCCGGCAGGACTTCCTCGGTGAGGATGCGGCCGCCGACGCGCTCGTCGGCCTCCAGCACCACCGGTTGCAAACCGGCCTCGAGAAGTTTGCGGGCGGCGATCATTCCCGAAAGCCCTGCGCCCACAATGATGACGTCCGCGTCGATGTCCTTCTGCTTCGGCATGGTGGACACTTTGGCACAGGGCCGGTTCGGCTACAGCGGATTGAGGACTCGATCCAGGAACTGCCGGGTGCGCTCCTCCTTCGGATTCCCGATCACCTCCGACGGTGGCCCCTTCTCCAGAATGACGCCACCGTCGGTGAACAGCACCTGGCTGGAAACCTGCTTGGCGAACTGGATTTCGTGGGTGACGATCACCAGCGTCCACCCTTCGACCGCAAGGTCCTTGATCACCGAGAGCACCTCGCCGACCAGTTCGGGGTCCAGCGCTGAGGTCGGTTCGTCGAACAGGACCAGTTTGGGCTTGAGCGCCAGTGCCCTGGCGATACCGACCCGCTGCTGCTGTCCGCCGGACAGTTGGTAGGGATATTGGTCCTTCTTGGCGGCCAGCCCGACCTGGTCGAGGAGTTCGACGGCTTCGGCCACCGCCTCCTCCTTGGGCCGCTTCTGCACGATCACCGGGCCTTCGATGATGTTCTCCAGCACGGTCTTGTGCGGAAACAGGTTGTGCCCCTGGAACACGAAGCCGCTACGGGATTGGAATCTGCGCACCTCGGGTTTGGGTGTCGGCGTCGAGAAGTCGATCTCGATGTCGTCGACCCGGATCACCCCGGCATCGGCCCTGTCGAGCGCGTTGAGCGTGCGTAACAGTGTCGTCTTGCCCGACCCGGACGGCCCGATGATCGCGGTCGCCGTGCCCCGCTCCACGGTGAACGAGACGCCTTTGAGTACCTTGTTGTCGCCGAACGCCTTCTGCACGTTGTCGGCGACGACGCGGTATTCGACCTCGCCGGTGGTGGTGTCAGTCATCGCGCCACGTACCTTTCCAGTCGGCGTTCAAGGCGGCTTTGGCCGAACGAGAGCACCAGGCAGATGATCCAGTAATACACAGCTGCTGTGCCGTACAGCGCGAAGAACTCGAAGGTCGGCGCCGCGGCCACCTGTGCGGTGCGCAGCAGCTCGGTCACCAGGATCGTCGACGCCAGGGAGGTGTCTTTGACCAGAGAGATCAGCGTGTTGGACAGCGGCGGCACCGCCACCCGGGCCGCTTGCGGGAGGATGATCCGCCGCAGCGCGCCGGCGTAGTGGTAGCCGATGGTTTCGGCGGCCTCCCATTGGCCCTTGGGAATGCTCTGGATCGCCGAGCGGATGATCTCAGCCGCGTAGCCGCCGACATTGAGGCTGAAGGCGATCACCGCAGCCAGGAACGGCTCGAGTTTGATACCGATCTGCGGCAGTGCGAAGAAGATGATGAACAACTGCACCAGCAGTGGGGTGCCGCGAATGATCGAAATGTAGAACCGGGAGACGTTCGACACCACCACATTCCTGGACAACCGGCCCAGCGCTACCACGAGCGCAATCACTAGGCCGAAGATGAAGCTGATCACGGTGAGCGGTACGGTCACCGTGATCGCGGCCTTGGCCAGCGGCCACAAGTTGTCGGCGATGAGCTTCCACACTGAGCGGTGGCCGGCTTCGGCTCCGCCGGCCGCCGGCGCCCCGGTGGCGTTGGCCTTCAGATACTTCTGCGAGATCGCCGCCAGCGTGCCGTCGGCCTTCAGCTCATCGAGTGCCTTGTTCAGGTCGGGCAGCAGGCCGCTGTTCTTGCGGGCCGCGAAGCCCTGCTCGCTCTTCTCGCCGATCGTCGCGCCGATCTTGACCGACTGGTTGTTGGTCTCGGCCTGGTAGGCGTGAAAGGCGATGCTGTCGTTGACAACAGCGTCCACCCGGCCCTGGTTGAGTAGGGTGATCGCCTGGGTGAAGCCCTCCACCGGTGCCACTGTCGCGCCGGCGTCGCGGGAGATCTGGGCCCAGTTGCTGGTGATGCTCGCACCGACGGTCTTGTCCTTGAGATCATCGAGGGACTTGATCGAGTCGTCGTTCGCCCGGGTGATGATGACGCCTTCGCCTACCGAGTAGGGTTCGGAGAGGTCGTATTTGCTCTGCCGTTCGGGGGTGATGGTGACTTCGTTGGCCACCACATCGAATCGGTTGGCTTCCAATGCGGCGAAGATAGAATCCCATGGTGTCTGGACGAATTCGACCTTCTTGCCCAGCTTTTGGCCGACTGCGTTAGCGACGTCGACATCGTAACCGGCAAGTTGTCCGGTCGCGGGATCCTGGAAACTGAACGGCGCATAGGTGCCCTCGGTGCCGACTCGCAGCACACCGGAGGACAGCGGACCGCCACCGTCGGGCTGCGATCCGCAGCCGCCCACCAGCACGGCGGCGATCATCGCGATGGCCACTAGCGCAGCGCGTGGTAGGTGACGCATGTGCGGGACTGTAATGAGGCCAGGGATGCCCGCCAAGGGTTGCGATCAAACGGGTTGATATACCCACGGCTCACGGGGAATTTGGGCGGGGTCGAAGCGTCTCAGAAGTTCGGCCATGTCCGCTGCCGGCCAGCCCAGTGATTCGGTGATCAACCCAAAGGCCCGAGGGACCCCCAGCTCGGCCAGGGTCACTGCGCCGTCGCGTTTGGCCAGTCGCTTCCCTTCGGTGTTGACGACCAGCGGCACGTGGGCGTACACCGGCTGCGGATAGCCGAGCAGGTTCGCCAGGTACGCCTGCCGCGGGGAGGACGACAGCAGGTCGTCACCGCGGACTACCTGGTCGATGCCGGACTGCGCATCATCGACGACGACGGCCAGGTTGTAGGCCGGCACGCCGTCACCGCGACGCAACACGAAATCGTCGACCACGCCGGTGTAGCTGCCGTGCACCAGATCGGAGACCCTGTACTCAGCGCTGTCGGCCCGCAGCCGCAGCGCGGGCGGTCGGCCGGTCTCGCGCTTGGCGGTTCGTTCGGCGTCGCTCAACTCGCGACAGGTGCCAGGGTAGGCCCCTTCGGGAGCGTGCGGTGCACGCGGAGCGCCGAGAATATCCTTTCGGCTGCAATAGCATTCGTAGACAAGGCCGCGATCAGCCAGGCGAGCGATCACCGCGTCGTAGCGCTCTCGCTGCCGGGATTGCCACTGCGGCTGGCCATCCCAGGTGACGCCGATGGCGGCCAGATCGGCCAGTTGCTGGTGCGCCACCTCGTCGTGGGTCCGGTCGTCGAGGTCTTCGACGCGCATCAGGAAGCGCCGTCCGGTCGAGCGGGCGAACAGCCACGCGAGCACAGCGGTGCGCAAGTTGCCGATGTGCAAGTCGGCTGACGGGCTCGGGGCGAACCGGCCCGCGCCCGATGTTGGGCGGGTCACGCCCGCAATCTAGCTCAGTTGTGCACCGGAACCGAAGTCTCGGTCGCGGATTTCGTAGGGCGGGCGGGACGGCTACGGACATTGATCGGCCACCAGAACCACCGGCCCAGCAGTGCGGCGATCGCCGGTGTCATGAAGGACCGCACCACAAGGGTGTCCAGTAGCAGTCCCAGCCCGATGGTGGTGCCGATCTGACCGATGATGCGCAGATCGCTGACCACCATCGACGCCATGGTGGCGGCGAACACCAAGCCGGCCACCGTGACGACGCTGCCGGTCCCACCCATCGAGCGGATGATGCCGGTCTTGATACCGGCCGGCAGCTCTTCTTTGAACCGGGACACCAAGAGCAGGTTGTAGTCCGAGCCGACTGCCAGCAGGGCGATCACCGACATCGCCAGCACCAGCCAGTGCAGTTCGATACCGAAGATGTACTGCCAGATGAGGATCGACAGCCCGAAGGCTGCGCCCAACGACGCGACCACGGTCCCCACGATGACCAGCGCTGCGACCAGGCTTCGGGTCACCACCACCATGATCATGAAGATCAGGCACAGCGCAGCGATCCCGGCGATCAGTAGATCGTATTTCGAACCGTCGGCCATGTCTTTGAAGGTGGCCGCCGTGCCCGCCAGGGAAATCTTGGCGTCCTCCAACGGGGTGGCCTTGACCGCCTCGA
This window encodes:
- the gluQRS gene encoding tRNA glutamyl-Q(34) synthetase GluQRS; this translates as MTRPTSGAGRFAPSPSADLHIGNLRTAVLAWLFARSTGRRFLMRVEDLDDRTHDEVAHQQLADLAAIGVTWDGQPQWQSRQRERYDAVIARLADRGLVYECYCSRKDILGAPRAPHAPEGAYPGTCRELSDAERTAKRETGRPPALRLRADSAEYRVSDLVHGSYTGVVDDFVLRRGDGVPAYNLAVVVDDAQSGIDQVVRGDDLLSSSPRQAYLANLLGYPQPVYAHVPLVVNTEGKRLAKRDGAVTLAELGVPRAFGLITESLGWPAADMAELLRRFDPAQIPREPWVYQPV
- a CDS encoding ABC transporter permease subunit (The N-terminal region of this protein, as described by TIGR01726, is a three transmembrane segment that identifies a subfamily of ABC transporter permease subunits, which specificities that include histidine, arginine, glutamine, glutamate, L-cystine (sic), the opines (in Agrobacterium) octopine and nopaline, etc.); protein product: MRHLPRAALVAIAMIAAVLVGGCGSQPDGGGPLSSGVLRVGTEGTYAPFSFQDPATGQLAGYDVDVANAVGQKLGKKVEFVQTPWDSIFAALEANRFDVVANEVTITPERQSKYDLSEPYSVGEGVIITRANDDSIKSLDDLKDKTVGASITSNWAQISRDAGATVAPVEGFTQAITLLNQGRVDAVVNDSIAFHAYQAETNNQSVKIGATIGEKSEQGFAARKNSGLLPDLNKALDELKADGTLAAISQKYLKANATGAPAAGGAEAGHRSVWKLIADNLWPLAKAAITVTVPLTVISFIFGLVIALVVALGRLSRNVVVSNVSRFYISIIRGTPLLVQLFIIFFALPQIGIKLEPFLAAVIAFSLNVGGYAAEIIRSAIQSIPKGQWEAAETIGYHYAGALRRIILPQAARVAVPPLSNTLISLVKDTSLASTILVTELLRTAQVAAAPTFEFFALYGTAAVYYWIICLVLSFGQSRLERRLERYVAR
- a CDS encoding response regulator transcription factor, translated to MAGTRVVVADDDVLLREGLASLLSRSGLEVVGQAGDGTELLDLVRGEHPDLVVTDIRMPPTHTTEGLDAARLIREEAPNTAILVLSAHVDVDHALELLSGGHAIGYLLKSRVTDVNDFLDTVGRVVNGASVIDPALVTELVSARRRNDPLEALSSREREVLALMAEGLSNGGIGRRIFVTEGTVEKHVRSILTKLDLPETNDDHRRVRAVIVYLESL
- a CDS encoding flavin monoamine oxidase family protein, producing the protein MPKQKDIDADVIIVGAGLSGMIAARKLLEAGLQPVVLEADERVGGRILTEEVLPGLPVELGAQWIGDTHERMFALAADLGVETYPQFEDGETSYEFGDTGVLRENEFHTRYADELAELERVLRRLDELAAEVPVEAPWLAPRAAEWDGVTAGAWYDAQGLSTVARTLLEICTVGILAVPTAEVSFLHLLFTIQTCGVTSELFAESEGGAQTTRFVGGTSEIPRRLAALITDHIVLNAPVQLIEHSATGVTVHCRGGVVARGRRVIVAISPTLAGRIMYDPPLSGVRDQLTQRLPNGSSMKAFFVYDEPFWRADGLNGQLISDAGPARMSNDTCIPGDNHGVILMFLEGDQARTFGRLPEEERRAALTAELVRHYGSKAAKPEFYVDGEWSDRQWTRGCYNANLGPHVWTSYGPALSAPIGVIHWASTDTATYWSAYMEGAVDAGERAAQAVVVELLERR
- a CDS encoding ATP-binding protein, whose translation is MTPSSAAASRPAVPLRDRLPALLIRPTPPPLLWGVLTALSFIAVETVIVHVLKRVAPDDAFGAIFLLGVLVVSASWGFGLAVATSLASAMAYVWFHVNEGSGSLIPAVVVFLTLALLTNLLVGQARQRGAEAIQISLELQASRARIVTAADQARRGFERDLHDGAQQRIVSLGLELRALEASVPEELTEIREQLSEIIDGVAHLHADLQELSRGIHPAILSRGGLGPAIKTLARRSAVPVSLDLDVDRRLPESVEVAAYYVVAEALTNAAKHAQADEVTVSATATDAELTLRIADDGIGGAGPGGGSGLIGLKDRVEALSGRLGIASLDGAGTTISVTIPLPTGG
- a CDS encoding amino acid ABC transporter ATP-binding protein, translated to MTDTTTGEVEYRVVADNVQKAFGDNKVLKGVSFTVERGTATAIIGPSGSGKTTLLRTLNALDRADAGVIRVDDIEIDFSTPTPKPEVRRFQSRSGFVFQGHNLFPHKTVLENIIEGPVIVQKRPKEEAVAEAVELLDQVGLAAKKDQYPYQLSGGQQQRVGIARALALKPKLVLFDEPTSALDPELVGEVLSVIKDLAVEGWTLVIVTHEIQFAKQVSSQVLFTDGGVILEKGPPSEVIGNPKEERTRQFLDRVLNPL
- a CDS encoding response regulator transcription factor is translated as MRCLIVDDSVQFRTTASTILQRGGIAVVGMATNTADALRSYQELRPDVTLVDVDLGAESGFDVVQALHEVGAPASGMILISTHAESDLADLIAVSPVSGFLPKFAFSTQAVRDLVGDV